The stretch of DNA GCTCGAATATTACCAGTATTTTATATAATACACAAACTATTTCCGTCATAAGTTGTCAATTCTTGTAACCGCTTGTGATGGTTACTGCTTTGCATTAGTCTTAACGCATTCCTATTAGAAACGGGTACGGGCGCGAATGAAAAAGAAAGAAAAAGCGATTGATCCTCAAAGCGTTTTAAGCGTTTTAAAACGCCGCAATGAAGCATTCGCCGCTTTGCTCAACGACAACTTGTTAGACATCATGCTGGGGCAGGCGTCGCTGCAATCGTATGAACCAAAAGGTTTGATGATGAAACAGCATGATCCCTCTGATTCGTTGTACATCATTTTAGATGGACGCTGTACCGTCGTGGTCAATGACAAGGTGGTCGGTCATCTCGAGGCGGGCGACATCGTCGGCGAAATGGGCGTGATTCAAAATACACCGCGCAGCGCCAGCGTGATCGCGATTGAACCGACGGAGGCGTTGCGCGTTCCCGGCGCCGAATTTAAAAAGATGCTGTCCGACGGTCAATTTTCGTCTTGGATGATTAACCTGCTGACCGATCGGCTCAAGCGGGTCTCGTATGATTGCGCCCACGTGATGAAGGAGATGGACGAGATGGTGCTCGACCAAATGGAACTGGCGCGGGTGCAGCGTTCGTTGTTGCCCAAAGAACTGCCGATGGACCCCCGCATTCGATTGCATGTGCTTTATTCGCCCTGCGCGTACGCCGGCGGCGATTATTATGACGCCATCATGTTAGACAAAGACCGCATCATGTTGGTCATCGCCGACGTGACCGGCCACGGCGCCCAGGCTTCGATTTCGATGGCGATTGTCCGGTCATTTATTCGTCAAAGTTCTATTGGTAAAACCACTAGCACGATCTTAAAGCGCTTAAATAAATATTTGTTTGAATACGGCCCCTCGCAACATTTTGTGACCGCGCAAATCGCGATTATTGATCTGGCCAATTTGAAAATGCAATTCAGCTACGCCGGACACCCGCCAATGCTTCACTTGCGGGAAGGCGTGTGCGAGCCGATGCGCGGGCCGCGTTCGTTCTTTTTGCGCTTTCGCCCGGAAGCCAAATTTGAATCCTCAACCTTAAAACTCCATCAGGGCGACCGGTTGGGATTATACACCGATGGAATTATCGAAACCTTCAACGCCGAAGGGACCATGTTTAACCTCGACGGAATGCAGCATTTTATGGTGGATTCAAGAAAAGAACCGATTGCTTCGCTGCCATCGCTGATGGAAACGCGCCTCAACCAGTTTAGCGAAGGCAGCCCGATGGAAGACGACATCACCTTCTTCGTGGCGGAACTGACTTGAGCGCCGCCGGATAGGGGACTCGCAATGAACCAATCCCTTCTGCGTTGGCTGCGTCCATCGGTCCTTTATCCAACTCTTCTTGCGTTAATATTGAGCGCTTTTTATGGCGGATATTTAGCGCCTCACAAC from Candidatus Hinthialibacter antarcticus encodes:
- a CDS encoding SpoIIE family protein phosphatase, whose product is MKKKEKAIDPQSVLSVLKRRNEAFAALLNDNLLDIMLGQASLQSYEPKGLMMKQHDPSDSLYIILDGRCTVVVNDKVVGHLEAGDIVGEMGVIQNTPRSASVIAIEPTEALRVPGAEFKKMLSDGQFSSWMINLLTDRLKRVSYDCAHVMKEMDEMVLDQMELARVQRSLLPKELPMDPRIRLHVLYSPCAYAGGDYYDAIMLDKDRIMLVIADVTGHGAQASISMAIVRSFIRQSSIGKTTSTILKRLNKYLFEYGPSQHFVTAQIAIIDLANLKMQFSYAGHPPMLHLREGVCEPMRGPRSFFLRFRPEAKFESSTLKLHQGDRLGLYTDGIIETFNAEGTMFNLDGMQHFMVDSRKEPIASLPSLMETRLNQFSEGSPMEDDITFFVAELT